A stretch of the Thermodesulfobacteriota bacterium genome encodes the following:
- the queC gene encoding 7-cyano-7-deazaguanine synthase QueC, giving the protein MIDDKKAVVLSSGGLDSTTVMAIAKNEGYRLFSLSFLYGQRHKIELEAARRVADVIGIEKHLVINLDLNQIGGSALTDSIDVPKNRVAKADFDDIPVTYVPARNTIFLSYALAWAEVIGSSNIFIGVNAVDYSGYPDCRPEYIDAFEKMANLATKAGVEGFTRIKIHTPLLNMSKAQIIKKGIELGVDYSSTHSCYDPNPQGLACGRCDSCILRKKGFTEAGVKDPTKYF; this is encoded by the coding sequence ATGATTGATGATAAAAAGGCGGTTGTCCTTTCCAGTGGAGGCCTTGATTCAACGACTGTGATGGCCATAGCAAAAAATGAAGGTTATCGCCTTTTCAGCCTCAGTTTTTTATACGGCCAGCGTCATAAAATTGAACTTGAGGCGGCCAGAAGAGTGGCTGACGTTATCGGTATTGAGAAACATCTGGTTATAAATCTGGATCTTAATCAAATCGGAGGATCCGCCCTGACAGACAGTATAGACGTTCCTAAAAACAGAGTTGCCAAGGCTGATTTTGATGATATACCTGTGACTTATGTTCCGGCAAGAAACACTATTTTCCTGTCGTACGCCCTTGCATGGGCAGAAGTGATCGGATCATCGAATATTTTTATAGGGGTGAATGCTGTAGATTACAGCGGTTATCCGGATTGCAGACCTGAATATATCGATGCATTCGAAAAGATGGCAAATCTTGCCACCAAAGCCGGTGTTGAAGGTTTTACCAGAATAAAGATACACACACCGCTGCTTAATATGTCAAAGGCCCAGATAATCAAAAAAGGTATTGAACTCGGTGTCGACTATTCTTCCACACATAGCTGCTACGATCCCAATCCCCAAGGCCTCGCCTGCGGCCGATGTGACAGCTGCATTTTGAGAAAAAAAGGTTTTACAGAGGCAGGGGTAAAAGATCCGACAAAATATTTTTAG
- a CDS encoding serine/threonine-protein kinase, with protein MGILKKHPALFTGLGITILFLGLFFFRVDFLDTLELKSYDLMMKFRGDPGVSNEVVIVDIDDDSVEKLGRWPWPRSLLANIIHKINSGEPRVIGLNIILSEPEESNGLKELTKLKELFSTNILDKTGDTGSEFLQAISDAQTRLDNDKKLSQAIMESGKVVLPVFLGESHVFSEEMVETDPLLINQSIQNVRSPAGVYYPRSDDISLPIAQFLEHSKGIGHINLLYDMDGTARRERPVFEFHGLFIPSYTLKLAALYLNIPDNKIRANLGTAIFLGSLNIPTTKNTEILVSFKGTTGAFKKYSFFDVINDKVPTDVFKNKLVLVSPSAAGIMNPLSTPTDSTMPVGEFSANTVWSILNHNLIAQPNWGYPAQLIMIFLLGIVITFIMPRLKAMLAGMTFIILLILLVGGSSYLFIAKDMWVSTTYPVMQLLLGYIGAISLSFFTVETKKEQVEGESAESNRMLGLSFQSQGMLDMAFDKFRKVPVDNEVKDILYNLALDYERKRQLNKAAMVYEYIENHDKKFKDVAQKKTRLMQASETMVFGDGFAGGGSSSDDLLTTASDTRPTLGRYEIIKQLGKGAMGIVYLGQDPRINRTTAIKTFKFGDEFDPEDIQDLKAKFFREAESAGTLSHPNIVTIYDAGDEHDLAYIAMEFLEGEDLEKHVKKTNLLPMVRVIDYVADIANALDYAHQKGIVHRDIKPANIMLLDSGIVKITDFGIARITAISQTQTGIVKGTPYYMSPEQFSGQKVDGRSDIFSLGTMFFQLLTGELPFVGENPAALMNNIMNALHPNPKSINPKILTPIVTIINKALEKDRGNRYQRASQMSAHLKEVRKKIDAAMAKNKHK; from the coding sequence ATGGGCATTTTAAAAAAACATCCGGCTTTGTTTACCGGGCTGGGTATTACCATCCTTTTTTTGGGATTATTTTTTTTCCGTGTGGATTTTCTCGACACTCTTGAGTTGAAATCATACGATTTAATGATGAAATTTCGCGGCGATCCCGGAGTCTCCAACGAAGTGGTTATTGTAGATATTGACGATGACTCCGTAGAAAAACTCGGTCGCTGGCCCTGGCCTCGCTCTCTTTTAGCCAACATCATTCATAAGATAAATTCCGGAGAACCCAGGGTAATCGGGCTTAACATTATTCTAAGCGAACCGGAAGAAAGCAACGGCTTAAAAGAACTGACAAAGCTAAAAGAACTTTTTTCCACCAACATTCTGGATAAAACAGGAGATACAGGATCTGAATTTCTCCAGGCCATCAGTGATGCCCAAACCAGGCTCGATAATGATAAAAAACTTTCACAGGCAATTATGGAATCAGGCAAGGTGGTGCTTCCTGTGTTTTTGGGGGAGTCCCATGTTTTTTCAGAAGAAATGGTGGAAACCGATCCGCTTCTTATTAATCAGTCGATCCAGAACGTCAGAAGCCCTGCCGGTGTTTATTACCCAAGGTCCGATGACATTTCCCTCCCCATTGCTCAATTCTTAGAACATTCAAAGGGAATCGGTCATATCAACCTGCTTTATGATATGGATGGAACGGCCAGAAGAGAACGCCCGGTTTTTGAATTTCACGGGCTTTTTATCCCGTCATATACTTTGAAACTCGCGGCACTTTATCTAAATATCCCGGATAATAAAATCCGGGCGAATCTTGGCACAGCGATCTTTCTTGGATCTCTTAATATTCCTACCACCAAAAATACGGAAATTCTGGTGAGTTTTAAAGGAACCACCGGCGCTTTTAAGAAATACTCTTTTTTCGATGTCATTAATGATAAAGTTCCCACAGATGTTTTCAAAAACAAACTTGTTCTGGTAAGCCCATCTGCAGCAGGAATTATGAATCCGCTGAGTACGCCTACTGATTCTACCATGCCTGTCGGAGAGTTTTCTGCCAATACGGTCTGGTCGATATTAAATCACAATCTAATTGCTCAACCGAATTGGGGTTATCCGGCTCAACTTATCATGATTTTCTTACTGGGTATAGTGATCACCTTTATCATGCCAAGATTAAAAGCAATGCTGGCCGGCATGACATTTATTATCCTCCTCATTCTTCTTGTCGGTGGATCAAGTTATCTGTTTATTGCAAAAGACATGTGGGTCAGTACCACTTATCCTGTTATGCAGCTGCTGTTGGGATATATCGGGGCAATCAGCCTGAGCTTTTTTACTGTGGAAACTAAAAAAGAACAGGTAGAGGGTGAGTCGGCTGAAAGCAATCGTATGCTCGGACTGTCTTTCCAAAGCCAGGGAATGTTGGACATGGCTTTTGATAAATTTCGCAAGGTGCCGGTGGACAATGAAGTAAAGGATATTCTTTATAATCTCGCTCTGGACTATGAACGAAAAAGACAGCTCAATAAGGCGGCCATGGTCTACGAATATATTGAAAATCATGATAAGAAATTTAAAGATGTGGCCCAAAAGAAGACAAGACTGATGCAGGCCAGCGAAACCATGGTTTTTGGTGACGGGTTTGCCGGAGGAGGCTCATCTTCCGATGACCTTTTGACCACCGCATCCGATACACGACCGACTCTGGGCAGGTATGAAATTATAAAGCAGCTGGGCAAAGGTGCAATGGGAATCGTTTACCTTGGCCAGGATCCCAGAATTAATCGAACGACAGCAATTAAAACGTTTAAGTTTGGCGATGAATTTGATCCTGAAGACATACAGGATTTAAAGGCAAAATTCTTCAGAGAAGCAGAAAGTGCGGGTACTCTTTCCCACCCCAACATTGTTACCATATATGATGCAGGAGACGAACATGACCTGGCATACATTGCCATGGAATTTTTGGAGGGAGAAGACCTCGAAAAACATGTAAAAAAGACCAATTTGCTTCCCATGGTCAGGGTTATCGATTATGTTGCGGATATTGCCAATGCCCTTGATTATGCTCACCAGAAAGGAATTGTTCATCGTGATATCAAACCGGCGAATATCATGCTGTTGGATTCAGGCATAGTTAAGATCACTGATTTCGGTATTGCCAGAATCACCGCTATTTCTCAGACACAAACCGGAATAGTAAAAGGGACTCCATATTATATGTCACCGGAACAGTTTTCCGGTCAAAAAGTGGATGGCAGATCCGACATTTTCTCCCTGGGTACCATGTTTTTCCAGCTTTTAACCGGTGAACTTCCTTTCGTCGGTGAAAACCCTGCGGCCCTGATGAATAACATCATGAATGCCCTTCATCCGAACCCGAAATCAATCAATCCTAAAATTTTAACTCCGATTGTAACAATTATTAATAAGGCCCTTGAGAAAGACCGGGGAAATCGCTATCAACGCGCATCACAAATGTCTGCCCATTTAAAAGAGGTCAGAAAAAAGATTGATGCCGCTATGGCTAAAAATAAACACAAATAA
- a CDS encoding FHA domain-containing protein, with product MPVLTLKFKDKVIQNFPLQKERSFTIGRRSDNDIVIENLAVSGNHAKIDSAGDGFVLTDLHSKNGCFVNERLVTSHWLKHGDIINIGKHSLVFEYLQNETRPAGPSGDMDKTMVMDTSKYRDMMSKSDSKTASPRMKKNEPGGFLSYLSGGEGEVEITKKLLKIGKDPSCDIVTSGLGIGRTAATISKRPNGLYLSFVGGMSKIKVNNKIVKESVALKEFDIIELGSIKMQFFTKE from the coding sequence ATGCCAGTTTTAACATTAAAATTTAAAGACAAGGTTATCCAAAATTTTCCACTCCAAAAAGAAAGATCATTCACCATCGGCAGGCGAAGCGACAACGATATTGTCATTGAAAACCTTGCGGTATCCGGTAATCATGCAAAAATTGACTCGGCAGGTGATGGTTTTGTGTTAACAGACCTGCATAGCAAAAATGGCTGCTTTGTAAATGAAAGGCTGGTAACATCTCATTGGCTTAAACATGGAGATATCATTAACATCGGCAAGCATTCCCTCGTCTTTGAATACCTGCAGAATGAAACTCGTCCCGCAGGGCCTTCCGGTGATATGGACAAGACCATGGTAATGGACACCAGTAAATACAGAGACATGATGTCAAAGAGTGACTCCAAGACCGCTTCACCCAGAATGAAAAAAAATGAGCCCGGCGGTTTTTTATCCTATTTATCCGGTGGTGAGGGTGAAGTTGAAATCACCAAAAAACTTTTAAAAATCGGTAAAGACCCCTCCTGCGATATTGTAACCAGCGGGCTTGGTATTGGCCGGACTGCGGCAACCATAAGTAAAAGACCCAATGGCTTATACTTAAGCTTTGTGGGTGGTATGTCAAAAATAAAGGTGAATAACAAAATTGTAAAAGAATCTGTGGCGCTTAAAGAATTCGATATCATCGAACTGGGCTCTATTAAGATGCAATTTTTTACCAAAGAATAA
- a CDS encoding protein phosphatase 2C domain-containing protein codes for MIISESAGITDIGKKRKINEDSMFLDDKLGLYLIADGMGGHRAGEVASNMVVETISSYIKKLGEDDDTQEFSTPDQTLSSEANHLISAIRLSNRIVYQVSNGNEGYRGMGSTLSAVYFNKDTFIAANVGDSPIYLIHNGDIELISVPHTVIAEVGTQNLEGPRPLGPEFYNMLTRAVGTDETVKPDICEIPYFKDDIIVICSDGLSGNVTPNEMLDAALNKSSQTAGRYLLDLANERGGDDNISVIIIKIKRAYSSAKGIRRIIWRILEGYNNFLSKKRV; via the coding sequence ATGATAATTAGCGAATCGGCAGGTATAACCGACATTGGTAAAAAAAGAAAAATCAATGAAGATTCGATGTTTCTTGATGATAAACTGGGGCTTTATCTTATTGCTGACGGCATGGGTGGACATCGCGCCGGTGAAGTGGCCAGCAATATGGTGGTCGAAACGATAAGTAGCTATATAAAAAAGCTAGGCGAAGATGATGATACACAGGAATTCAGCACCCCTGACCAAACACTTTCAAGCGAAGCGAATCATCTTATCTCCGCTATCAGACTGTCAAATCGAATTGTCTATCAAGTTTCCAATGGAAATGAAGGGTATCGCGGGATGGGATCTACTTTATCTGCGGTTTATTTCAATAAAGATACCTTTATTGCAGCAAATGTGGGTGACAGTCCAATATATTTAATACATAATGGGGATATTGAACTTATTTCAGTGCCTCATACCGTAATCGCAGAAGTTGGTACACAAAACCTGGAGGGTCCCAGACCACTTGGCCCTGAATTTTATAATATGCTCACACGAGCCGTTGGAACAGATGAAACGGTCAAACCGGATATCTGTGAAATCCCTTACTTCAAGGACGACATTATTGTTATATGTTCAGATGGCTTAAGCGGAAATGTCACTCCCAATGAAATGCTTGATGCCGCATTGAATAAAAGTTCGCAAACGGCCGGGCGTTATCTCCTTGACCTGGCAAACGAACGAGGAGGGGATGATAATATATCGGTGATTATAATCAAAATAAAAAGAGCTTATTCAAGCGCAAAGGGAATCAGGCGGATTATTTGGCGTATTCTGGAAGGATATAATAATTTTTTATCAAAAAAGAGGGTTTAA
- a CDS encoding radical SAM protein, translated as MSLLVNEIFYSIQGESLFSGRPCAFIRLTGCNLRCSYCDTVYAYENGFEIEIQAIIEQIDSFGCPLVEVTGGEPLIQPETPFLIRALLENGYEVLIETNGSLDISMLDNRCIKIVDIKCPSSRESKQNDLENLKRIDHKDQVKFVIGTRKDYDYAKKIRKLIPGWFAADHVLFSPVSGEMVPSQLANWILEDKLNVRFHLQMHHIIWPDGEKKQGGLEAKRKHNHD; from the coding sequence ATGTCTCTTTTAGTCAATGAAATATTTTACAGTATCCAGGGGGAATCTTTATTTAGCGGCAGGCCCTGTGCATTTATTCGCCTGACCGGATGCAACTTGCGATGTTCTTATTGTGATACCGTCTATGCATATGAAAATGGCTTTGAAATAGAAATACAAGCGATCATAGAACAGATTGATTCATTTGGATGTCCACTGGTAGAAGTTACCGGAGGAGAGCCCTTGATTCAACCCGAAACACCGTTTTTAATTCGTGCCCTGCTTGAAAACGGGTATGAAGTTTTGATTGAAACAAATGGAAGCCTTGATATTTCCATGCTTGACAATCGCTGTATCAAAATAGTCGACATTAAATGCCCATCAAGCAGGGAAAGCAAGCAAAACGATCTTGAAAACCTGAAAAGAATAGACCACAAAGACCAGGTGAAATTTGTTATTGGAACGCGAAAAGACTACGATTATGCAAAGAAAATAAGAAAGCTTATACCTGGGTGGTTTGCCGCTGATCATGTTTTGTTTTCTCCTGTTTCCGGAGAAATGGTTCCTTCTCAACTGGCGAATTGGATACTTGAAGACAAACTGAATGTCAGGTTTCATCTCCAGATGCATCACATCATCTGGCCGGATGGAGAGAAAAAGCAGGGAGGCTTGGAAGCCAAAAGGAAACACAATCATGATTGA
- a CDS encoding HAD family hydrolase, protein MNKDLFEKYLIPLSPLPTPLQQSGKLDKKIKCILFDIYGTLFISGSGDIGTAKKILQETDKIEYLLEKFKIKINSKTLLKNFFQTVKNQHEKSRKTGIDYPEIEIDKIWMRVIGEDNSQTAREFALEFELIVNPVYPMPYLKQVLRELKNRHIIVGIISNAQFFTPYLFDWFLKSDLDNLGFEPNLTLFSYKFGYAKPSSFLFEVASSRLKQVNIPAGSVLYVGNDMLNDIYPAQKTGFMTGLFAGDARSLRLRSDEPLCENLSADIIITDLIQLLGYVN, encoded by the coding sequence GTGAATAAAGACCTGTTTGAAAAATATTTAATCCCCCTCTCCCCTCTTCCGACACCGTTACAGCAAAGCGGAAAGCTCGATAAAAAAATTAAATGCATCCTTTTTGATATTTACGGCACCCTGTTTATCAGTGGCTCAGGGGATATTGGAACTGCTAAAAAAATTTTGCAGGAAACAGACAAAATTGAGTATCTGCTGGAAAAATTCAAAATCAAAATAAATAGCAAAACACTTTTAAAAAATTTCTTCCAAACCGTTAAAAACCAACATGAAAAATCAAGGAAAACAGGCATAGACTACCCTGAAATCGAAATAGATAAGATATGGATGCGTGTGATTGGGGAAGATAACTCTCAGACTGCCAGGGAATTTGCCCTTGAGTTTGAGTTGATTGTCAATCCTGTCTATCCCATGCCCTATCTAAAACAGGTGCTGCGCGAATTAAAAAATAGGCATATCATCGTGGGGATTATTTCAAACGCCCAGTTCTTTACTCCGTATCTGTTTGACTGGTTTCTAAAATCAGATCTTGATAACCTTGGATTTGAGCCGAACCTGACTCTCTTTTCTTACAAGTTCGGATATGCAAAACCCTCTTCTTTTCTCTTTGAAGTTGCCTCTTCAAGGCTTAAACAGGTTAATATTCCAGCAGGTTCGGTTCTTTATGTGGGAAATGACATGTTAAATGATATCTATCCTGCTCAAAAGACGGGTTTTATGACCGGACTTTTTGCCGGTGATGCCAGATCCTTAAGATTACGATCCGATGAACCGCTTTGTGAAAATCTATCCGCCGATAT